The following nucleotide sequence is from Thermostaphylospora chromogena.
TCGCGGGAACGGTGGTGTCCACGCGCAGCGTTCCCCTGCCGGTGACGTGGTCGTATCCGGCGTGCACGAAGAAGTCGTCGAGCGCGCCCGGCGGGCGGGCGATCAGCTGGACGTCACGGAAGATGCCGGACAGCCACCACATGTCCTGGTCTTCGAGGTAGCTTCCGGCGGACCACTGGTGCACCCGTACGGCCAGCACGTTCCGGCCCGGCCGCAGCACCTCGCCCACGTCGAACTCGGTCGGCAGCCTGCTTCCCGTGGAGAAGCCCAGCTCGTGGCCGTTCAACCAGGCTTTGAAGCAGGAGTCCACCCCTTCGAAGCGGAGCACCGCCCCCATTCCGTCCCAGCTCTCGGGCACCTCGAACTCCCGGCGGTAGTCGCCGGTCGGGTTCTCGTCCGGGGGGAACGGCGGGTCGAGCGGGAACGGGTAGAGCATGTTGGTGTACGCGGGGGCGCCGTGGCCGCGTAGCTGCCAGTGCGAGGGAACCGCCAGCTCGTCCCAGCCCGAGTCGTCGAAGCCGGGGTCGTGCATCCCCTCCGGCGCGGCGGCGATCGTGGGGGACAGGTGGAACCGCCACACGCCGTTCAGGTCGATCCGGGGCGCGTCGGAGGTGAACGCGGCCCGCGGGAAGCGGCGACCGGACCCAGGGGCGAAGTCAGCGTAATAGCTCATATTGCAACTATTTCCCTCGTAGGAGCACACGATCGAACATGCTAGCCCGCTTGGTAAGCGCTTCCCAGAGGGGAGGCTGAAAGTTTCAGCCCATGAACTCGCAGCGTGCGCGCCCTGGTCCAGGTCGGCGGGGCGTGCACGCGCCACCGCCGGTCCGCCGCCCCGCCGCGTCGTGACAGACCCGCCGGCCGTGGTTTAAACGTGAGGCGACAAGCGCGCGCCGGGCCCGGCCGGCCGCCCCCATCCCTGAGCCGAGCTGGGAGGAGCCATGCGGAAACGGTTAAATCGTTTTATGACGGTGGTGGCGGCCGCCGCCGTCGCCGTCCCCGTCACCGTGGCGGCCGCGCGCGCCGCCGCGCCGGGCTGCGAGGTCGACTACACGATCACCGCCCAGTGGGCGGACGGTTTCACCGCCGACGTCACGATCACCAACCTCGGTGACCCGATCAACGGCTGGACCCTCGCCTGGAACTTCACCGCCGGACAGCGGGTCACCCAGGCGTGGAACGCCACCGTCACCCAGGACGGCGCGGCCGCCACCGCCCGCGACGCGGGCTACAACGCGGCCATCCCCACCGGCGGAACCGTCTCCTTCGGCTTCAACGGCTCGTGGAACGGCGCCAACCCCGAACCCGACGCCTTCACCCTCAACGGCACGACCTGCACCGGCTCGGTGTCCCCCACGACCACCCCGACGTCCACGCCGACCTCCACCCCCACCAGCACGCCCACCCAGCCGCCCGCCGGCGCCCGGCAGATGGAAGACCTCGACCGCGGGCTGATCAGCGTCCGCTCCGGCGACGGCAACCTCGTCTCCTGGCGGCTGCTCGGCACCGACCCGCCCGACGTCGCGTTCAACATCTACCGGGGGACGACCCGCCTCAACTCCTCGCCGATCACCGGCTCCACCAACTACCTCGACCGGGGCGCGCCCGCCGATGCGACCTACACCGTGCGAGCCGTCGTCGGCGGGACCGAACAGGCGGCGTCCGAGCCGTCCCTCCGCTTCACCGGCGGCGACCACCTCGACGTTCCGATCAGCAGACCCAGCGCGAACCACACCGCCAACGACGCCAGTGTCGGCGACCTCGACGGCGACGGGCGGCTGGACATCGTGCTGAAGTGGGAGCCGAACAACGCCAAGGACAACTCCCAGGCGGGCGTCACCGACCCGGTCTACCTCGACGGCCTGCGTCTGGACGGCACCCGCCTGTGGCGGATCAACCTCGGCCGCAACATCCGCGCCGGCGCCCACTACACGCAGTTCCAGGTCTACGACTACGACGGGGACGGCCGCGCCGAGGTGGCGATGAAGACCGCCGACGGCACCGTGGACGGGCGCGGCAACGTGATCGGCGACCCCTCCGCCGACCACCGCAACTCCGACGGCTACATCCTGCGCGGACCCGAGTACCTGACCGTGTTCGACGGCCGGACCGGCGCCGCCCTGACCACCGTCGACTACGTGCCCGGCCGGGGGAACGTGTCCGACTGGGGGGACTCCTACGGCAACCGCGTGGACAGGTTCCTCGCCGGCACCGCCTATCTCGACGGACGCCGTCCCAGCCTCATCATGGCGCGCGGCTACTACACGCGCGCGGTCGTCGTCGCCTGGGACTACCGGGACGGGCGGCTGACCCGGCGCTGGACCTTCGACTCCGACTCCTCCGGCAACCGCGCCTACGCCGGGCAGGGCAACCACCAGCTCTCCATCGCCGACGTGGACGCCGACGGCCGAGACGAGATCATCTACGGCGCGGCGACCATCGACGACGACGGGACCGGCCTGTACTCCACCGGCTTCGGGCACGGTGACGCCCTGCACGTCGGCGACCTGATCCCCGACCGGGCCGGCCTGGAGGTCTTCACCATCCACGAGTCGGGCAGCCAGCCCGCCGCGGACGTGCACGACGCCGCCACCGGGCAGGTCATCTGGAGCCGCCCGGACAACGGCGGCCAGGAAGGCCCCGGCCGTGGCGTCGCCGCCGACATCTACGCCGGCAACCCCGGAGCGGAGTTCTGGGGCGCGGGCACCCACATGTCCGACCTCTACTCCGGCTCCGGCTCCGCCATCGGCCGTCGCCCGTCCTCGGCCAACTTCCTCGCCTGGTGGGACGGCGACCCGGTGCGCGAGCTGGTGGACGGCACCAGAGTCGACAAGTACGGCACCGGCGGCGAGACCCGCCTGCTGACCGCCTCCGGCGTCCACTCCAACAACGGCACCAAGGCCACGCCGTCGCTCTCCGGTGACCTGCTCGGCGACTGGCGTGAGGAGGTCATCTGGCCCACGCAGGACGACACCGCCCTGCGCATCTACGCCACCACCTCGGTCACCGACCTCCGTATCCCCACCCTCCTCCACGACTCCCAGTACCGGGTGGCCCTGGCCTGGCAGAACACCGCCTACAACCAGCCCCCGCACCCCAGCTTCTTCATCGGGGCCGGTATGGCCACCCCGCCCTGGCCGAACGTCTACGTCCCCTGACCCGGCGGTCTGCCGACCGTCAGCGCCCTCGCGAGGACTCCGCAGGACCCTCGCGGGGCGCCGCCTTCCGGCTCCACCGCCGTCCCGCCCGCGCGGGGCGCGGCACCACCGCGGGCGGCGTGCGGACGGACCGGGGATCATCCCGTGCACGCGAGGATGACGGCGCGCGGATCTCGATCGTCACCGGCTCGCCGGGATCATCCCCGTGCATGCGGGGATGATCCTGAGTGATGCGTCGAGGTGATGCGGGTAGCCCTCGGTCGCGGTGACGCCGCCGGCGGCGGAGCCGACGCCGATCGCGGTCCAGGCGGTACGCCCCCGGCGGCGGCCGGAGGAGGGGGAACTCATCAGGCGCCTCCTTCGCGTTAGGGGCGCTGACGGGGCCGGCACCCATGACGACCTGGGACGTCTCACGGCGCATCGCGACGGGCCGTGGGAACGGAGCGGCGTCTCACTGCTTGGGGGGAGCGGTGGAGGACAGGGCGGAGGAACGTGGGCCGCAGGCGTCACCGGAGGGGCGCGCGCCGTCCCGGGTGGTGCGCCGCGGGCTCGGCCTCGGCGGCACCACGGCCGGACTGGCGTTCTTCTGCGCCTCGCTGTCTCCCTCCCTGCTTCCGCGATCGTGGATCCTGCAGGGGGTCGTCGGCGGGGTCGCCGCGATCCTCGGATACGGCCTGGGCTGCATGGTCGCCGTCGCGCTGCGCCGTCTCGGTCTGGTCCCCAGCGGCCGGGCGCGGGCGGTCGCCTGGCGGCTGGTGATCACGGCCGGTGCGGTGATCTGCGCGTCCGTGCTGTGGTTCAGCGCCGACTGGCAGCGCGAGGTGCGGGCCACCATGGGGATGGACACCCGCATCGCCTGGTTCCAGCCGCTGATCGCGATCCTCGCCGCGGCGACCTTCGCCGTCCTGCTCGGGGTGGCCAGGTCGATCAGGCTGGGCACCCGCAAGCTGATCGGGCTGCTCGGCCGATTCATTCCGCCGCTGGTGGCGCAGGTGGCGGGTGTCGTGGTGGTGGTGCTTCTCATCAACGTCTTCGCCAACGACGTGCTGTTCGCCGGCTTGGTCGAGGTGGTGAACACCACCTCCTCCGTGGCGAACAGGGCGACCGAGCCGGGAGTCGAGCCGCCGCGGTCGCCGGAGCTGTCCGGCGGTCCCGGCTCGCTCGTTCCCTGGGGCACGCTCGGCCGGATGGGGCGCGACTTCGTCGGCCGGGCGACCACCGTTGCGGAGCTCAAGGCGTTCACCGGGGGGGAGGCCGTCCAGCCGATCAGGGTCTACGCCGGGCTGGAGTCCGCGTCCTCATACCGGGAGCAGGCCCGGCTGGCCGTACGGGAGCTGCGCAGGACCGGGGGGTTCCAGCGCGAGGCGCTGGCGCTGATGGGGACCACGGGCACCGGGTGGGTCGACGAGAAGGCCGCCGCCGCTTTGGAGTACATGTACGCGGGGGACACCGCTCTGGTCGCGATGCAGTACTCGTATCTGCCGAGCTGGCTGTCCTTCTTGCTCGACCGGTCGAAGGCGGCCCGGGCGAGCCGGGCGCTGCTGGACGCGGTCCGCGCCGAACTGGCCCGGATGCGGGAGGAGGAACGCCCCAGGCTGCTCGTCTTCGGCGAGAGCCTGGGCTCCTACGGAATGGAGGCGGCCTTCGGCGGCCTGGATCGGATGGTGGTGTGGACGGACGGCGTGCTGCTGGCCGGTCCGCCGAACGCCAACCCGATCTGGAGCGAGCTCGTCACCCACCGCGATCCGGGTACGCCGATGTGGCGGCCGGTGTACCGCGGGGGTGAGCGGGTCCGGTTCGGGCAGTACCCCGCGGATCTGGACGGGCCGCCCGTGGACGTCGCCTACCTGCAGAACGCCTCCGATCCCGTGGTCTGGTGGCGGCCCGACCTGGTGTGGCGCAAGCCGGAGTGGCTGCAGGAGCCGCGCGGTCCGGACGTCGCCCCGGCCATGCGGTGGTATCCGGTGGTCACGTTCTGGCAGGTCGTGGTGGACCTGCTGTTCGCCAACGACGTCCCGCCGGGGCACGGTCACCGGTACGGCGTGAACGTGGCCGACGGCTGGGCCGCCGTGGCGGCTCCCGACGGCTGGACCGAGGCCGACACGGCCCGCCTCCGCAAGGTCCTCGCCGCGATCCCCGCGTGAGCGGTCAGGCGTGGCGCGGTCGCGCGTCGGGCGTGTGCCGGGGATGTTCCACCGCCGTGCGCCGCAGGTGGCGCGCGGCGATGGCGACCCGTTCCGCCGCGGGAGGCGTTCTCACCGGCGCGAGCCGGAGGCTCTCAAAGAAGCCGGTCGGCGTCGAAGCGGTCGTCGTCGACGGCGGTGACGAAGGCGTCCCACTCCTCGAACGAGAAGCACAGGCTCACGTCCCCTCCGCTGGTACGCAGGCACACGCCGTCGGATCGCCACACGATCTCCAGCCGGTCGGCATCCTCTCCGTACGGGGTGCTTTTCCAGGCGACGGATTCAGGCAAGATCGTCATGACTCCCTTTGCGCCTCGGAGAGGTGGTGTGAGGACGGGCGTGTCGTGGCCCGAGCGACTGCGCTTATGCCCATGACCGCCGAGAAGTCCGGTGCGAGACCGCCGAGAAAGCCCGTTCAAGGGCGACGGAGCAGGCCAGTCTTGACAGCGTCGATTAACTCGTCCCACGCGGAAAGCGGGATGACGATCGTCCCTCCGTCGAGATTCTTGCTGTCTCCGATCGCTATCCAGTGCCCCTGACGCGCGACCCGGACGCACGCGCCCCCGTTGCACGGTGTCGAGTGCCAGGTGGCACCGTGGAAACTCGGTCGGTCGTCCATGCGAATCCTCCGGCGAGATCGACAGCAGTGTTCGCCGATGCCGTGCCGGAAAATACTTTACATGATTATTTGCGGAAAATGCAGGGATGATATGGCGGCGATGCCGGGTATCTCTTGACTTTAGGGTGGAGAATGTGGCGGAGTTGTGGATTTGGGGTGCAGAAAAAAAGAGGGGGCGGATCGGTGGTGATCCGCCCCCTGATCGGCTCTGATCGGCGGGATGGGCCGACGCCTGATTCATGCCATTTTGTGGCTACTTCAGGCTGTTATGTCATATATGCCGCGCTTGGCGTCTACGACGAAGTTGCGCCATGAATCAAGCGGGAAGTCCAGGATAGGTCCGTTTGGGTCCTTTGAGTCCCGGATGAAAACTTTTCCGCCTGAAGTGGCGATCTGGACGCAATTGCCGCCGGCGCAGCGTGATGAGACACGCCAAGCCAGGTCAGCGAGAGACTCAGTCTCGGATGACCTCATCCCCGTCTCCTGTGCTAGTTGTGATCGGGGAGGCTAGCCTAGAGGAAAATGATCATCCCGGCCTAGGTAAGAGCGATCATCCTTGCTTGTGATGATGATCACCTTTTGGGCTAGAGGAAATGATCATTGCGGGACGCCGTCCTCGGTCAAGACGGATGTGCCGTTTGACGAGATAGGCGCCACCCGGAAGCACGAATGAGTATTCGACGCACTACGTTGAGTGTCCGGCCTCCTGTAGGCTTTGCTCTCCGAACACAACTTCGCGTAGGCGGGCGATCCGATCTATTGATTCCGCCGGGTCTAGGGCTTTCTCGGTGATGTTTTTTACCGCCTCGCGATAGACGGCGATCTCCTTGGGTTTCTCCAGATAGTCCGCGCCCGTGAGCCCTTCCAAATAGACGAGGCTCGGCGGCGAGGAGAGCGGAAGGTCGAGCAGGACGAAGGTGTTGACGAAGCCCATGGTGGCGCCGGCGGTGAAAGGTATGAGGCGTACCGTGACGCTCGGCAGCGCCGCCGCCTCGATGATCCTGTCGAGTTGCTCCCTCATGACCGTCACGCCCCCGACCCGGTGATGGAGGACTGACTCGTGGATCAGGGCCGTCAACGTCGGGCCGTCGGACTTGGTGAGCAGCTTCTGGCGCTGCATGCGAACCGCCACCCGGGAGACGAGGACCTCCTCATCGATCTCGGGGAGCACGCCGCGCACCAATGCCCGGGCGTAGGCCTCCGTCTGCAGCAGGGCGGGCACGTAACAGGTCTGGAAGTCGATGATCCGGGAGGCCTGCTCCTCGTATTGGATGTAGGGGTAGAGCGTGTCGTCGCGCAGATCGCCGTACTCGTGCCGGAAACCGGGCCGGCGCGACTCCCTGGCCAGAGCGAGCAGTTCCTCCATCTGGTCGACGGCCCCGTAGATCTGGCACAGGTCGCGGACGTCCTTGAGAACCGCGCCGCGCTTTCCCGTCTCCAGCCGGCTTATCTTCGACGCCGAGCACATGAGTTTCTCGGCCACATCGTCGATGCTCAGCCCCGATTCCAGTCGCAGGCGGCGCAGGCGTTCGGCGAGCTGGCGTCGGCCGAGTGTCGAGTTATACGCCATCGGGCCGTCACCCCTTACATCCATCCGGAAACGAATGATCGTCAACGGCGTCCGGATGCGGATGCCTCGTTCGGCCTGTCCTCTCCACGCTACCCGCGAGGGCGTGGATCTTCCAGCAATTTCCAGCGGAAAATGCCGCTGGCAATCGCATCTGGCACTTGCCAATAATCCGAAGGCGCGTCATCATCCGAATAGGGATCTGGTGTTCCGCCGGTGCACGCCTCTGCGAGAAAGGGGGCGATGCCCTATGAGATGGGGCGTCTGCGTCGGACCGGGGCAGGGGTCACCCACGGGGCGGCGTGGGCGCTGAACGCAGACGAGAGCTGGGTCGATGTTCGCTCCCATCGGCCCAGCTCGGGGGCGGTGACCTCTCGCTCCTGCTCGAACGGAGGTTTCATGTCC
It contains:
- a CDS encoding DUF397 domain-containing protein; amino-acid sequence: MDDRPSFHGATWHSTPCNGGACVRVARQGHWIAIGDSKNLDGGTIVIPLSAWDELIDAVKTGLLRRP
- a CDS encoding alpha/beta hydrolase translates to MEDRAEERGPQASPEGRAPSRVVRRGLGLGGTTAGLAFFCASLSPSLLPRSWILQGVVGGVAAILGYGLGCMVAVALRRLGLVPSGRARAVAWRLVITAGAVICASVLWFSADWQREVRATMGMDTRIAWFQPLIAILAAATFAVLLGVARSIRLGTRKLIGLLGRFIPPLVAQVAGVVVVVLLINVFANDVLFAGLVEVVNTTSSVANRATEPGVEPPRSPELSGGPGSLVPWGTLGRMGRDFVGRATTVAELKAFTGGEAVQPIRVYAGLESASSYREQARLAVRELRRTGGFQREALALMGTTGTGWVDEKAAAALEYMYAGDTALVAMQYSYLPSWLSFLLDRSKAARASRALLDAVRAELARMREEERPRLLVFGESLGSYGMEAAFGGLDRMVVWTDGVLLAGPPNANPIWSELVTHRDPGTPMWRPVYRGGERVRFGQYPADLDGPPVDVAYLQNASDPVVWWRPDLVWRKPEWLQEPRGPDVAPAMRWYPVVTFWQVVVDLLFANDVPPGHGHRYGVNVADGWAAVAAPDGWTEADTARLRKVLAAIPA
- a CDS encoding DUF397 domain-containing protein, whose product is MRSSETESLADLAWRVSSRCAGGNCVQIATSGGKVFIRDSKDPNGPILDFPLDSWRNFVVDAKRGIYDITA
- a CDS encoding helix-turn-helix domain-containing protein; the protein is MTIIRFRMDVRGDGPMAYNSTLGRRQLAERLRRLRLESGLSIDDVAEKLMCSASKISRLETGKRGAVLKDVRDLCQIYGAVDQMEELLALARESRRPGFRHEYGDLRDDTLYPYIQYEEQASRIIDFQTCYVPALLQTEAYARALVRGVLPEIDEEVLVSRVAVRMQRQKLLTKSDGPTLTALIHESVLHHRVGGVTVMREQLDRIIEAAALPSVTVRLIPFTAGATMGFVNTFVLLDLPLSSPPSLVYLEGLTGADYLEKPKEIAVYREAVKNITEKALDPAESIDRIARLREVVFGEQSLQEAGHST
- a CDS encoding cellulose binding domain-containing protein codes for the protein MTVVAAAAVAVPVTVAAARAAAPGCEVDYTITAQWADGFTADVTITNLGDPINGWTLAWNFTAGQRVTQAWNATVTQDGAAATARDAGYNAAIPTGGTVSFGFNGSWNGANPEPDAFTLNGTTCTGSVSPTTTPTSTPTSTPTSTPTQPPAGARQMEDLDRGLISVRSGDGNLVSWRLLGTDPPDVAFNIYRGTTRLNSSPITGSTNYLDRGAPADATYTVRAVVGGTEQAASEPSLRFTGGDHLDVPISRPSANHTANDASVGDLDGDGRLDIVLKWEPNNAKDNSQAGVTDPVYLDGLRLDGTRLWRINLGRNIRAGAHYTQFQVYDYDGDGRAEVAMKTADGTVDGRGNVIGDPSADHRNSDGYILRGPEYLTVFDGRTGAALTTVDYVPGRGNVSDWGDSYGNRVDRFLAGTAYLDGRRPSLIMARGYYTRAVVVAWDYRDGRLTRRWTFDSDSSGNRAYAGQGNHQLSIADVDADGRDEIIYGAATIDDDGTGLYSTGFGHGDALHVGDLIPDRAGLEVFTIHESGSQPAADVHDAATGQVIWSRPDNGGQEGPGRGVAADIYAGNPGAEFWGAGTHMSDLYSGSGSAIGRRPSSANFLAWWDGDPVRELVDGTRVDKYGTGGETRLLTASGVHSNNGTKATPSLSGDLLGDWREEVIWPTQDDTALRIYATTSVTDLRIPTLLHDSQYRVALAWQNTAYNQPPHPSFFIGAGMATPPWPNVYVP